DNA from Sporomusaceae bacterium FL31:
AGGGAAAAGTACTAGCCGCCCATACTGTCCGCAATGGTGGTATTGCGGCCGCTATGAGTAAAATGGCGTTCGGCAATCAGATTGGTGTTAAGATTCAAGCCGATGTTGCACTCGAACAGCTTTTAGCGGCTGATTATGGATCTTTTGTTCTAGAACTTGCTGCTGATGCAGAATTAAACAATGCGTTTGGCGATGTCTATCATAAAGTAATCGGTACGACTCAGTCCGAGCCAGTCATTACCTTGCACGATGCAGCCATTTCATTGGCACAAGCCCAGCAAGCTTGGGAAAAGCCACTGGAAAAAGTATTCCCTACTCAAACTAAATTGAGCAGCGTAAAGCCAGCTTATCAACCTTATCAGGCTGGATCACCAGCTAAAGCTGCCATGAGTTTTGCTAAACCGCGGGTTTTTATTCCAGTATTTCCTGGTACGAATTGCGAATATGATTCAGCCAGAGCCTTTGAGAAAGCCGGAGGTTTGGCAGATACTCTTGTCATTCGGAATCTCACACCAAGTGCGGTGGAACAGTCCATTGAGGCCATTGCAAAAGGCATCGATGCTGCCCAAATTGTTATGCTGCCAGGTGGATTCAGTGCTGGTGACGAACCAGACGGGTCAGGTAAATTTATTGCTGCAATGTTCCGTAATCCTCGGATAAAAGCTGCTGTGACGCGTTTATTACAGCAGCGTGACGGATTAATGCTGGGAATATGCAACGGATTCCAGGCTTTAATTAAACTGGGCTTGGTACCCTATGGTGAAATTACTGACCTGACCGCTGACAGCCCAACATTGACACATAATAAGATTGGTCGTCACATTTCTTGTATGGTTCAAACCAAAATCGTGTCAAACAAATCACCTTGGTTCAACCTTGCTGCAGTGGGGGATGTCCACAGCATTGCTGTTTCTCATGGAGAAGGACGGTTTGTGGCCAACTCCGCCATGGTGGAGCAATTACGCTCCAATGGTCAAATCGCCACACAGTATGTTGATTTTTCTGGCAACCCTTCACTGGATATTCCGTACAACCCCAATGGCTCAATCGAAGCCATTGAAGGGATTCTGAGTCCGGATGGACGAGTGCTTGGCAAGATGGGGCATTCAGAGCGAATTGGCAGCAATATCGGCATTAATGTACCGGGTAATAAAGATCAACAGCTGTTTGCGGCTGGTATTCATTACTTTAAGTAAATGATGTGAGCAGTCTGTGTAAATAACCGTACAGTATTGGCCCTGAATGTACTTGACACGTGGACTTATATTTGTTAGTATGTACACGGACTACAACAAGCAAATTTTGATCCTGTGGAAGGGAAACCTTATCGTAAAAAAAGTGTTTCTGAACACCATGTGGTAAATTCGTACTGCTTGTCCTTCGGTGTCTCCTTAGGACAAGCAGTTTTGTTTTGGCCGATTACGGGTAAAATAAGCTTGAGTAGCCTATTCTACGTATAAAAGTAACCGTTGAAAAAAACTAAATATTCATGCGGGAGTGGAAAAAGTGAAAAGAGAAACGTTTTCGTCAGGCTTAGCCGTGTTTTTTGCTACACTGGGGTCAGCCGTTGGTCTGGGCAATATCTGGAAGTTTCCTTATCTTACCGGGCAATATGGCGGTGGTGCTTTCTTAGCAGTCTATTTTCTGTGTATTTTATTTGTTGGCTTGCCAATTATGGTCAGTGAATTCTATATTGGCCGTAAAACCAGAAAAAATGCTGTTGGGGCTCTGGAAGAATTAAAACCAGGTACTGGCTGGAAGTACATAGGGATCATGGGGGCATTATCCTCTTATCTGATTATGTTTTTTTACAGCTGTGTAGCTGGCTGGGTTTATTTCTATTTATTTAAAGCCATTAAGGGCGATTTTGCGGGAATTACGATGGCCAATGCTCAATCCCAATTCGGTGATGTGATTATGGGGCCAGTTTCGCCCATTGTCTGGCAGTTTATTGTTATGGGCGTTGTTGCTACCATTCTGGCAATGGGAGTAAAAGACGGTATCGAAAAAATCACCAAAACGTTAATGCCGCTATTATTTGTACTGATTATTATTTGTGATATTCGGGCGTTAACATTGCCCGGAGCTAGTGAAGGCCTTAATTTTTTATTACAGGTTGATTTTAGCAAGCTGACAGCCGCAGCTGTATTGACGGCTCTTGGATTGGCTTTCTTTAAGCTTTCTCTGGGTATGGGGACAATGATTACTTATGGCAGTTATTTTACTGCAGATAACAATTTATTTGGTACGGCTGCCAAGGTTGCTTTGTCAGATACCTTGGTCTCTTTGTTAGCCGGGGTTGCGATATTTCCTACCGTATTCTCCTTTGGTCTGGAGCCAAGTGCCGGGCCAGGATTACTGTTTATGACCATTCCACTGGTTTTTTCACAAATACCGTTTGGTAATGTGTTATTAGTTGCCTTTTTCTTTTTAACTTCGATTGCGGCAACAACAGCGATGCTGTCGCTGGTAGAGGTTCCGCTCGCTTATTTTACCGAAGAACGCGGTGTGGCACGACCTAAAGCTGCCGTCATTAATGCGGTTGTTATTGCTTTAATTGGTATTTTGGCCACCTTGTCGGTTGATAAGAGCAGCTTATTAGGCAGTTATACTTTCTTGGGACGCGGATTTTTCGATTGGTTTGATTACATTTCTTCTAATATTTTATTACCTGTTGGTGGTCTGCTAATCGCAATTTTTATTGGCTATACAGTTAAGAAAGAAGATCTTAAACGTGAACTGTCCAATCATGGCAGTCTTCACATCGATTCGATTCTTAATGTCTATTACTTTATATTGCGGTATGTAACACCGGCTTTGTTACTCATCGTATTTTTAAATTCTGTCGGCATTCTTAAATTTTAGAGATGAGCTAAAGAAGAGCCTTGAACGTTTTAGACGTTCAAGGCTCTTCTTATGGCTGGCAGATTATACAACCGTTATAATCATCATCGCAAGCATCGCGTATTTTGATAAATTCATCCAGGTTATCAAATAATATATCCACAAGAACAGGATCAAAATGGCAGCCGCGCTGTTCTTGAATATAATCCAATACTTTTTCGAACGGCCAGGCTTTGCGGTAGACTCGATCAGAACTTAATGCATCAAAGACGTCGGCAATGGCTGTAATGCGGCCATAAATATGAATTTCCTCACCTTTTAAACCATAAGGGTAGCCGGTACCATTGTATTTTTCATGATGCTGCAGTGCAACCTGAGCTGCGGTCTGAAGTAATTTACGGCGTGAAGTTTTTAACAGTTGATAGCCAGCTAAGGCATGTGTCTTAATGATATTAAATTCTTCAGGGGTCAGCTCGCCAGGCTTATTCAATATGGTATCCCGGATAGCCAGCTTGCCAATATCGTGCATGGATGATGCTAAATTTAGAACTTCTGCTTCTTCGGTACTTAGGCCATATTTTAAGGCCAGCAGTTTAGAATATTTGGCAACGCGCTTGACATGATTGCCTGTTTCCTGTGAACGAATTTCGGCAATTTCTCCGAGCGTAAACAAGAGTTCAGCCTGATTATCCGACAATTCCTGATTCAAATAAAGATTATCAAAACCAGTAGACACATTGGTAAAAAAGACACTGATCAAATCTTTGCTCATTTCATCAAGATCATTCAGGCCTTGTAGATAAATAATGCTTTCTGATCCTAAGCTGCTATTGAAATAGCCGATAAAATGATCGGAAAAGTACTTACTGTCTTTAGCCTGAAATACCAGATTCAATTCTTCTTGTAATGTTGCAGGCAAAACCTCGTTGATTTTTTTATTGACTGCATTCTGATAATCGCCGGTAGCAGCCAATATTAAAAATTCGCCGTCGTTTTTCGTTGCTGCGAAACCGGATGCACGGCAGTAGACCGAGTTTTTATCCAGACCCAAAATGGCAATGAGCTGTGTAAGAACTCCAGACACAAATTTAGTCATGGACTGCATCTTAAAAATTGTACTTGACGCTTCAATGATTTTCTCCAGGCCTTTGCGGTTGGCATCAATGATCATAAGATCACGGTAAGCACGCAAAGAAGAGATTACGGTGGTAAAAAGCTTGCGGGCTGTTAATTCGGTTTTTTCCTTATAGTCGTTAATATCATACTCGAGAACTACCTTTTCTTCCGGAGCTTGGCCAGCTTGTCCAGTTCTCAGGATGATACGGGCAAAAGGATTTTTTAAATCCTCGCGAATAAACCGGGCTACCTCTAACCCGGCATCGTCAGTTTCCATCACAACATCAAGGAGAATCATGGCAATATCCGAATGCTGCTGAATAAGCAGTTTGGCTTCAGCGCCCGAATAGGCACTGAAAAAGGTAAGACTTTGACCAGCGAATTTAAAATTTTGCAACGCTAATTTAGTCACCGCATGCACGGAAGACTCATCATCAACAATGAGAATTTTCCAGTTGCTCGCATTCAGCGGTAATGCAGGGGCAGGGTTGGAAGCAGGTGTAGGCTCCTCGGCCGCGAAACATAACTCATCGGTTTGCTGTAACTTGCTCATGGTGTACCTCCAATTAGTACCGGCAGTTTGATTATAAAGCTGGTGCCATGGCCTACTTGACTGCGGCATTCAATGCTGCCTGCTAAAGTTTGAGTCACCAGATTATAGAGGATATTCAGACCAAGACCTGTGCCGCCTTTACCCCGGCGGGTGGTGAAAAAAGGTTCAAATATTCGCTTCATGTTTTGTTCGGCAATTCCAACGCCATCATCGGAAAAAATTAGCGTAAACTGATCGGGTGTGAGTTTGACATCAATGATAATCGTGCCTTGCTCTCCATCCGGATAAGCATGAATCAGGGAGTTCATGACTAGATTGGTGATGATTTGTGATATGGCGCCAGGATAGCTGTCCAGTTCGAGGAAATCATCACAATGAATGACAATGTTATGATTGGCTTTCTTAAGATTAGGACGCAGACTGAGAATAATGGCACCAATATAATTCTTCACATTAAATATCTGGCGTTCTTCACTAACACGGTCAATCGCCACTCGTTTGAAGCTGGTGATTAATTCGGAAGCCCGCTGCAGATTTAATAAAATGATATTTGTCGCATCAATGGTAGAATGCAGGTATTTTTCAAAATCGGATCGTTTGATCTGACTGCTGTGAAATAGTTCGGCAACCGTTTGTGTTTGTTGCTCCAGATAGGAGGCGGCTGTAACCCCGACGCCTAGAGGCGTATTGATTTCATGGGCAATGCCTGCTACCAGATTGCCAAGGGAAGCCATTTTCTCTTGCTGAATAAGCTGGGCCTGAGTTTCTTGCAAAGTAGCCAGTGTATCCTGCAGCTCATTATTTGCGGCCTCATATTCCCAGATGCGATTTTCTAGATCTTTATTTAATTGTTTAATCGCCTGCTCTGCCAGCAGCAAGTTCATATTATCTTTCGATAACCGCAGGTTGTTATAAGCCAGTGTGGACAGCTTCTGAGCCAATAACCAGATCACCTTGATATAATTGCTGAATTGATGCAAGGGAATATCATGGGTTTTGGCTAGAGCACTGGCTAATACGTCAGGACACAAGCCTATTTCGACCGCATATTTCCGAATGGTGGCGACGTCGACTTCACTATGGTTAATCTGACCAAAAACCCAGTTGGCAATATGCTTACCAGCAACAATGAGAGGTGCACTGGCATCAATAAAGCCGCAGCTTAAACAGCGCTCATAGGTGGGCTCTAGTAATTCATGAGCTTTGTTTCCGATATGGCGGGCCGATTTAATACAATTATCCAGCCCTTTCTCCGTTGTGCGTACCAATTCACAGACCCGGCAAAAATTACTGGGCCGCGTAATCGGCTGGCCATCCACTTTAGTAAGAATGGAAGCAATGCCAAAAGTATTGGCGCAAATATCCTGGATTTGCTGCAATTCTTCAATGCTGATCAGATCGGTTAGCGCAAAGTTTTCCATGTCTATTTCGGCTGCAAGCGCATTCTCAAATTGAAGCTGCTGCAAAATAGCGTTTGGAGTTCCTGGGGGTGCTAACGGATTATGTTGAGAAATTTTGCTCACCTCCATAGCAACATTCGTGTAGTAGACGTATAATATAACAAAGTAATTGCAAAACATAATTACTGCACAGTAATAGTAAAATCCTGCCATTAACTGAAAATTAATAAATTACACAATTGTGCATCTTTTGGCTTTTATTTGTGAGTCGGCAAATTAACTGGTATAATTTAGATTAGTTTTTGGAATAGGTTCAACGGGAGGGATTTTTATTAATTTCCGTCAGATTCAAATACAGGATAAGCCCGTTTTTGATGAGTTCTTTCAACAACAATACTACGAAAATGCCCATTTTAATTTCACCAATCTATTTATGTGGCGCAATGCCTACCAGATTGAATGGGCCATTGAAGAAGATTTTTTATATA
Protein-coding regions in this window:
- a CDS encoding metal-dependent phosphohydrolase, which codes for MSKLQQTDELCFAAEEPTPASNPAPALPLNASNWKILIVDDESSVHAVTKLALQNFKFAGQSLTFFSAYSGAEAKLLIQQHSDIAMILLDVVMETDDAGLEVARFIREDLKNPFARIILRTGQAGQAPEEKVVLEYDINDYKEKTELTARKLFTTVISSLRAYRDLMIIDANRKGLEKIIEASSTIFKMQSMTKFVSGVLTQLIAILGLDKNSVYCRASGFAATKNDGEFLILAATGDYQNAVNKKINEVLPATLQEELNLVFQAKDSKYFSDHFIGYFNSSLGSESIIYLQGLNDLDEMSKDLISVFFTNVSTGFDNLYLNQELSDNQAELLFTLGEIAEIRSQETGNHVKRVAKYSKLLALKYGLSTEEAEVLNLASSMHDIGKLAIRDTILNKPGELTPEEFNIIKTHALAGYQLLKTSRRKLLQTAAQVALQHHEKYNGTGYPYGLKGEEIHIYGRITAIADVFDALSSDRVYRKAWPFEKVLDYIQEQRGCHFDPVLVDILFDNLDEFIKIRDACDDDYNGCIICQP
- a CDS encoding sensor histidine kinase — its product is MAGFYYYCAVIMFCNYFVILYVYYTNVAMEVSKISQHNPLAPPGTPNAILQQLQFENALAAEIDMENFALTDLISIEELQQIQDICANTFGIASILTKVDGQPITRPSNFCRVCELVRTTEKGLDNCIKSARHIGNKAHELLEPTYERCLSCGFIDASAPLIVAGKHIANWVFGQINHSEVDVATIRKYAVEIGLCPDVLASALAKTHDIPLHQFSNYIKVIWLLAQKLSTLAYNNLRLSKDNMNLLLAEQAIKQLNKDLENRIWEYEAANNELQDTLATLQETQAQLIQQEKMASLGNLVAGIAHEINTPLGVGVTAASYLEQQTQTVAELFHSSQIKRSDFEKYLHSTIDATNIILLNLQRASELITSFKRVAIDRVSEERQIFNVKNYIGAIILSLRPNLKKANHNIVIHCDDFLELDSYPGAISQIITNLVMNSLIHAYPDGEQGTIIIDVKLTPDQFTLIFSDDGVGIAEQNMKRIFEPFFTTRRGKGGTGLGLNILYNLVTQTLAGSIECRSQVGHGTSFIIKLPVLIGGTP
- a CDS encoding transporter — protein: MKRETFSSGLAVFFATLGSAVGLGNIWKFPYLTGQYGGGAFLAVYFLCILFVGLPIMVSEFYIGRKTRKNAVGALEELKPGTGWKYIGIMGALSSYLIMFFYSCVAGWVYFYLFKAIKGDFAGITMANAQSQFGDVIMGPVSPIVWQFIVMGVVATILAMGVKDGIEKITKTLMPLLFVLIIICDIRALTLPGASEGLNFLLQVDFSKLTAAAVLTALGLAFFKLSLGMGTMITYGSYFTADNNLFGTAAKVALSDTLVSLLAGVAIFPTVFSFGLEPSAGPGLLFMTIPLVFSQIPFGNVLLVAFFFLTSIAATTAMLSLVEVPLAYFTEERGVARPKAAVINAVVIALIGILATLSVDKSSLLGSYTFLGRGFFDWFDYISSNILLPVGGLLIAIFIGYTVKKEDLKRELSNHGSLHIDSILNVYYFILRYVTPALLLIVFLNSVGILKF